A window of Aquipuribacter sp. SD81 contains these coding sequences:
- the rpsL gene encoding 30S ribosomal protein S12 produces the protein MPTIQQLVRKGRQDKPVKNSTPALKGSPQRRGVCTRVYTTTPKKPNSALRKVARVRLSNGIEVTAYIPGVGHNLQEHSMVLVRGGRVKDLPGVRYKIVRGSLDTQGVKNRKQARSRYGAKKEKG, from the coding sequence GTGCCCACGATCCAGCAGCTGGTGCGCAAGGGCCGCCAGGACAAGCCGGTCAAGAACTCGACGCCCGCGCTCAAGGGGTCCCCCCAGCGCCGCGGCGTCTGCACGCGCGTCTACACGACCACGCCGAAGAAGCCGAACTCGGCGCTGCGCAAGGTCGCCCGCGTGCGGCTGTCGAACGGCATCGAGGTCACCGCGTACATCCCCGGCGTCGGCCACAACCTGCAGGAGCACTCGATGGTGCTCGTGCGCGGCGGCCGCGTGAAGGACCTCCCGGGCGTCCGCTACAAGATCGTGCGCGGCTCGCTCGACACCCAGGGCGTGAAGAACCGCAAGCAGGCGCGTTCCCGCTACGGCGCGAAGAAGGAGAAGGGCTGA
- the rpsG gene encoding 30S ribosomal protein S7, with protein sequence MPRKGPAPKRPLVVDPVYSSPLVTQLVNKVLLDGKKSVAERTVYGALEGARAKTGNDPVIILKRALDNVKPALEVRSRRVGGSTYQVPVDVRPSRSTTLALRWLVTFARARREKTMTERLMNEILDASNGLGASVKRREDMHKMAESNKAFAHYRW encoded by the coding sequence ATGCCTCGTAAGGGTCCCGCCCCCAAGCGGCCGCTCGTCGTCGACCCGGTCTACAGCTCCCCGCTGGTGACCCAGCTGGTCAACAAGGTGCTCCTCGACGGCAAGAAGTCCGTCGCCGAGCGCACGGTGTACGGCGCCCTCGAGGGTGCCCGCGCCAAGACCGGCAACGACCCCGTCATCATCCTCAAGCGCGCGCTGGACAACGTGAAGCCCGCGCTCGAGGTCCGCTCGCGCCGCGTCGGTGGCTCGACCTACCAGGTGCCGGTCGACGTGCGCCCCTCGCGCTCGACGACGCTCGCGCTGCGCTGGCTCGTCACCTTCGCCCGCGCCCGCCGCGAGAAGACGATGACCGAGCGCCTCATGAACGAGATCCTCGACGCCAGCAACGGCCTCGGTGCCTCCGTGAAGCGCCGCGAGGACATGCACAAGATGGCGGAGTCGAACAAGGCGTTCGCCCACTACCGCTGGTGA
- the fusA gene encoding elongation factor G, which yields MAQDVLTDLTKVRNIGIMAHIDAGKTTTTERILFYTGINYKIGEVHDGAATMDWMEQEQERGITITSAATTCFWENNQINIIDTPGHVDFTVEVERSLRVLDGAVAVFDGKEGVEPQSETVWRQADKYNVPRICFVNKMDKLGADFYFTVRTIVERLGAKPLPLQLPIGSESDFIGVVDLVYKRALTWRGEVQKGEDYTIEDVPADMVDKVEEYRNALIEAVAETDEELLEKYLGGEEISPEEIKVAVRKLTIAGEAYPVLCGSAFKNKGVQPVLDAVIDYLPTPLDVPPMIGHDTRDETVEIIRKPSSDEPFSALAFKVAAHPFFGKLTYVRVYSGNVDSGAQVINSTKGKKERIGKLFQMHSNKENPVENAQAGHIYAMIGLKDTTTGDTLCDPQQQVVLESMTFPDPVINVAIEPKTKSDQEKLSVAIQKLADEDPTFQVELDEETGQTIIKGMGELHLDILVDRMRREFKVEANVGKPQVAYRETIRRVVDKYSYTHKKQTGGSGQFAKIQFTIEPLVDAEEGVQYEFDNKVTGGRVPREYIPSVDAGFQDAMQVGVLAGYPMVGVKATLTDGAAHDVDSSELAFKIAGSAGFKEAARKADPVLLEPIMAVEVRTPEDYMGDVIGDINSRRGQMQSMDDVSGAKVVKALVPLSEMFGYVGDLRSRTQGRAMYTMQFNSYAEVPRNVAEEIVKKVRGE from the coding sequence GTGGCTCAGGACGTCCTGACCGACCTCACCAAGGTCCGCAACATCGGGATCATGGCGCACATCGACGCCGGCAAGACCACGACGACCGAGCGGATCCTGTTCTACACCGGCATCAACTACAAGATCGGCGAGGTGCACGACGGCGCCGCGACGATGGACTGGATGGAGCAGGAGCAGGAGCGCGGCATCACCATCACGTCCGCCGCGACGACGTGCTTCTGGGAGAACAACCAGATCAACATCATCGACACGCCCGGCCACGTCGACTTCACCGTCGAGGTCGAGCGGTCGCTGCGCGTCCTCGACGGCGCCGTCGCGGTGTTCGACGGCAAGGAGGGCGTGGAGCCGCAGTCGGAGACGGTGTGGCGCCAGGCGGACAAGTACAACGTCCCCCGCATCTGCTTCGTCAACAAGATGGACAAGCTCGGCGCGGACTTCTACTTCACGGTCCGCACGATCGTGGAGCGCCTCGGTGCCAAGCCGCTGCCGCTGCAGCTGCCGATCGGCTCCGAGAGCGACTTCATCGGCGTCGTCGACCTCGTCTACAAGCGCGCCCTCACGTGGCGCGGCGAGGTGCAGAAGGGCGAGGACTACACGATCGAGGACGTGCCGGCCGACATGGTCGACAAGGTCGAGGAGTACCGCAACGCCCTCATCGAGGCCGTCGCGGAGACCGACGAGGAGCTCCTCGAGAAGTACCTCGGCGGCGAGGAGATCTCCCCGGAGGAGATCAAGGTGGCCGTCCGCAAGCTCACGATCGCCGGCGAGGCGTACCCGGTCCTGTGCGGCTCGGCGTTCAAGAACAAGGGCGTGCAGCCCGTGCTCGACGCCGTCATCGACTACCTCCCAACGCCCCTCGACGTGCCGCCGATGATCGGCCACGACACGCGCGACGAGACCGTCGAGATCATCCGCAAGCCGTCCTCCGACGAGCCGTTCTCGGCGCTGGCCTTCAAGGTCGCCGCGCACCCGTTCTTCGGCAAGCTCACGTACGTGCGGGTGTACTCCGGCAACGTCGACTCCGGCGCCCAGGTGATCAACTCGACCAAGGGCAAGAAGGAGCGCATCGGGAAGCTCTTCCAGATGCACTCCAACAAGGAGAACCCGGTCGAGAACGCCCAGGCCGGCCACATCTACGCGATGATCGGCCTCAAGGACACGACCACCGGCGACACGCTCTGCGACCCGCAGCAGCAGGTCGTGCTCGAGTCCATGACGTTCCCGGACCCGGTCATCAACGTCGCCATCGAGCCGAAGACCAAGTCCGACCAGGAGAAGCTCTCCGTCGCGATCCAGAAGCTCGCGGACGAGGACCCCACCTTCCAGGTGGAGCTCGACGAGGAGACCGGCCAGACCATCATCAAGGGCATGGGCGAGCTCCACCTCGACATCCTCGTCGACCGCATGCGGCGCGAGTTCAAGGTCGAGGCGAACGTCGGCAAGCCGCAGGTCGCGTACCGCGAGACCATCCGCCGCGTCGTCGACAAGTACTCCTACACCCACAAGAAGCAGACGGGTGGCTCGGGGCAGTTCGCGAAGATCCAGTTCACGATCGAGCCCCTCGTCGACGCCGAGGAGGGCGTGCAGTACGAGTTCGACAACAAGGTGACCGGTGGTCGCGTCCCGCGGGAGTACATCCCCAGCGTCGACGCCGGCTTCCAGGACGCCATGCAGGTCGGCGTGCTCGCGGGCTACCCGATGGTCGGCGTCAAGGCGACCCTGACGGACGGCGCGGCGCACGACGTCGACTCCTCCGAGCTCGCCTTCAAGATCGCCGGCTCCGCCGGCTTCAAGGAGGCGGCCCGCAAGGCGGACCCCGTCCTGCTCGAGCCGATCATGGCCGTCGAGGTCCGGACGCCCGAGGACTACATGGGCGACGTCATCGGTGACATCAACTCCCGTCGTGGGCAGATGCAGTCGATGGACGACGTCTCCGGCGCCAAGGTCGTCAAGGCCCTCGTGCCGCTGTCGGAGATGTTCGGCTACGTCGGGGACCTGCGCTCGCGCACCCAGGGTCGCGCGATGTACACCATGCAGTTCAACTCCTACGCCGAGGTCCCGCGCAACGTGGCCGAGGAGATCGTCAAGAAGGTCCGCGGCGAGTGA
- the tuf gene encoding elongation factor Tu, translated as MAKAKFERTKPHVNIGTIGHIDHGKTTLTAAITKVLHDKYPDLNQASPFDQIDKAPEERERGITISIAHVEYQTENRHYAHVDCPGHADYIKNMITGAAQMDGAILVVAATDGPMPQTKEHVLLARQVGVPYIVVALNKADMVDDEEILELVEVEVRDLLSQYEFPGDDVPVVRVSALKALEGDAEWSEKLLELMNAVDTAIPEPERAVDQPFLMPIEDVFTITGRGTVVTGRAERGILKVNEEIEIVGIKDSSTKTTVTGVEMFRKLLDEARAGENVGLLLRGIKREDVERGQVVCKPGSITPHTDFEAQVYILSKDEGGRHNPFYSNYRPQFYFRTTDVTGVITLPEGTEMVMPGDDTQMSVQLIQPIAMEQGLRFAIREGGRTVGAGRVTKILK; from the coding sequence GTGGCCAAGGCGAAGTTCGAGCGGACCAAGCCGCACGTCAACATCGGCACCATCGGTCACATCGACCACGGCAAGACGACGCTCACCGCGGCGATCACGAAGGTGCTGCACGACAAGTACCCCGACCTCAACCAGGCCTCGCCGTTCGACCAGATCGACAAGGCCCCCGAGGAGCGCGAGCGCGGGATCACGATCTCGATCGCGCACGTCGAGTACCAGACGGAGAACCGTCACTACGCGCACGTCGACTGCCCCGGTCACGCCGACTACATCAAGAACATGATCACCGGCGCGGCCCAGATGGACGGCGCGATCCTCGTGGTCGCCGCCACCGACGGCCCGATGCCGCAGACGAAGGAGCACGTCCTCCTGGCCCGCCAGGTCGGCGTCCCCTACATCGTCGTCGCTCTGAACAAGGCCGACATGGTCGACGACGAGGAGATCCTCGAGCTCGTCGAGGTCGAGGTCCGCGACCTGCTCAGCCAGTACGAGTTCCCCGGCGACGACGTCCCCGTCGTCCGCGTCTCGGCGCTGAAGGCGCTCGAGGGCGACGCCGAGTGGAGCGAGAAGCTGCTCGAGCTCATGAACGCCGTCGACACCGCGATCCCGGAGCCGGAGCGCGCCGTCGACCAGCCGTTCCTCATGCCGATCGAGGACGTCTTCACGATCACCGGCCGCGGCACCGTCGTGACCGGCCGCGCCGAGCGCGGCATCCTCAAGGTCAACGAGGAGATCGAGATCGTCGGCATCAAGGACTCGTCGACCAAGACGACGGTCACAGGTGTCGAGATGTTCCGCAAGCTCCTCGACGAGGCACGCGCGGGCGAGAACGTCGGCCTGCTGCTCCGCGGCATCAAGCGCGAGGACGTCGAGCGCGGCCAGGTCGTCTGCAAGCCGGGGTCGATCACCCCGCACACGGACTTCGAGGCGCAGGTCTACATCCTGTCGAAGGACGAGGGCGGCCGTCACAACCCGTTCTACTCGAACTACCGCCCGCAGTTCTACTTCCGCACCACCGACGTCACCGGCGTCATCACGCTGCCCGAGGGCACCGAGATGGTCATGCCCGGCGACGACACCCAGATGAGCGTGCAGCTCATCCAGCCGATCGCCATGGAGCAGGGTCTCCGCTTCGCCATCCGCGAGGGTGGCCGCACGGTCGGCGCCGGCCGCGTCACCAAGATCCTCAAGTGA
- the rpsJ gene encoding 30S ribosomal protein S10: MAGQKIRIRLKAYDHEVIDSSARKIVETVTRTGASVAGPVPLPTEKNVYCVIRSPHKYKDSREHFEMRTHKRLIDILDPTPKTVDSLMRLDLPAGVDIEIKL, from the coding sequence ATGGCGGGACAGAAGATCCGCATCAGGCTCAAGGCCTACGACCACGAGGTCATCGACTCGTCGGCGCGCAAGATCGTCGAGACGGTCACGCGCACCGGCGCCTCCGTCGCCGGCCCCGTGCCGCTGCCGACGGAGAAGAACGTCTACTGCGTCATCCGCTCGCCCCACAAGTACAAGGACAGCCGCGAGCACTTCGAGATGCGCACCCACAAGCGGCTCATCGACATCCTCGACCCGACGCCCAAGACCGTCGACTCGCTCATGCGGCTCGACCTCCCCGCGGGCGTCGACATCGAGATCAAGCTCTGA
- the rplC gene encoding 50S ribosomal protein L3 — protein sequence MTIERDVKALLGRKLGMTQVWDENNVLVPVTVVEAAGNVVTDVRTEDKDGYRAVQIGYGRIDPRKVNKPLGGHFERAGVPPRRHLVEVRTTVELELGQEVGLDTFADGDVVDVVGTTKGKGHAGVMKRHGFAGVSASHGAHRNHRKPGSIGACATPGRVFKGVRMAGRMGGARQTTQNLTVHAVDAERGYVLVKGAVPGPRGGVVLLKTASKKGA from the coding sequence GTGACCATCGAGAGAGACGTGAAGGCGCTGCTGGGCCGCAAGCTCGGCATGACGCAGGTCTGGGACGAGAACAACGTCCTCGTGCCCGTCACGGTCGTCGAGGCGGCCGGCAACGTCGTGACCGACGTGCGCACCGAGGACAAGGACGGCTACCGCGCCGTGCAGATCGGCTACGGCCGGATCGACCCGCGCAAGGTGAACAAGCCGCTGGGCGGGCACTTCGAGCGCGCCGGCGTGCCGCCGCGCCGCCACCTCGTCGAGGTGCGGACCACGGTCGAGCTCGAGCTCGGCCAGGAGGTCGGGCTCGACACGTTCGCGGACGGCGACGTGGTCGACGTCGTCGGCACCACCAAGGGCAAGGGCCACGCGGGCGTCATGAAGCGCCACGGCTTCGCGGGCGTGAGCGCCTCGCACGGTGCCCACCGCAACCACCGCAAGCCCGGTTCGATCGGCGCCTGCGCGACCCCCGGTCGCGTCTTCAAGGGCGTCCGCATGGCCGGCCGCATGGGCGGTGCCCGCCAGACCACCCAGAACCTCACCGTGCACGCGGTGGACGCCGAGCGCGGCTACGTCCTGGTCAAGGGCGCGGTCCCCGGTCCCCGCGGCGGCGTCGTGCTGCTGAAGACCGCCAGCAAGAAGGGGGCCTGA
- the rplD gene encoding 50S ribosomal protein L4 translates to MATQTAAPGAETTETLTVPVTAPDGSSSRTVDLPADVFGVQTNVPLIHQVVVAQLAAARQGTHKAKNRGEVSGGGKKPYRQKGTGRARQGSTRAPQFAGGGVVHGPVPRDYTQKTPKKMKAAALRGALSDRARHGRVHVLESVVGGEVPSTKAAVAALAALTERTNLLVVVSRDDELTWKSVRNIAGLHLLAVDQINTYDVLCSDDVVFVGAAYDEFVAARTGAGTTSETEAGQ, encoded by the coding sequence ATGGCGACCCAGACCGCGGCCCCCGGGGCCGAGACCACCGAGACGCTGACCGTCCCGGTCACCGCACCCGACGGGTCGAGCTCGCGCACGGTCGACCTGCCCGCCGACGTCTTCGGCGTGCAGACCAACGTGCCGCTCATCCACCAGGTCGTCGTCGCGCAGCTCGCCGCGGCCCGCCAGGGCACGCACAAGGCGAAGAACCGCGGCGAGGTGTCCGGCGGCGGCAAGAAGCCGTACCGCCAGAAGGGCACCGGCCGCGCCCGCCAGGGCTCGACCCGCGCGCCGCAGTTCGCCGGCGGTGGCGTGGTGCACGGCCCCGTGCCGCGCGACTACACGCAGAAGACGCCCAAGAAGATGAAGGCCGCCGCGCTGCGCGGGGCCCTGTCGGACCGGGCCCGCCACGGCCGCGTGCACGTGCTGGAGTCGGTCGTCGGCGGCGAGGTGCCGAGCACCAAGGCGGCCGTCGCGGCGCTCGCGGCGCTCACCGAGCGGACCAACCTGCTCGTGGTCGTGAGCCGGGACGACGAGCTCACGTGGAAGAGCGTGCGCAACATCGCCGGCCTGCACCTCCTGGCCGTCGACCAGATCAACACCTACGACGTGCTGTGCTCGGACGACGTCGTGTTCGTCGGCGCCGCCTACGACGAGTTCGTCGCGGCCCGCACCGGTGCCGGCACGACCAGCGAGACGGAGGCCGGGCAGTGA
- the rplW gene encoding 50S ribosomal protein L23 produces the protein MSDFSNVGKDPRDILLAPVVSEKSYGLQEEGKYTFLVDPRATKTEIKIAVEKVFGVKVATKGVNIINRQGKARRTRYGTGRRKDTKRAIVTLREGSIDIFGPVG, from the coding sequence GTGAGCGACTTCAGCAACGTCGGCAAGGACCCGCGCGACATCCTGCTCGCGCCGGTCGTGAGCGAGAAGTCCTACGGGCTGCAGGAGGAGGGGAAGTACACCTTCCTCGTCGACCCCCGCGCCACGAAGACCGAGATCAAGATCGCGGTCGAGAAGGTCTTCGGCGTCAAGGTCGCCACCAAGGGCGTCAACATCATCAACCGCCAGGGCAAGGCCCGCCGCACCCGCTACGGCACCGGCCGCCGCAAGGACACGAAGCGCGCGATCGTCACCCTCCGCGAGGGCTCGATCGACATCTTCGGACCGGTCGGCTGA
- the rplB gene encoding 50S ribosomal protein L2, giving the protein MAIRKYKPTTPGRRGSSVADFVEVTRSEPEKSLVRPLSKKGGRNNSGRITTRHQGGGHKRAYRVIDFRRNDKDGVNAKVAHIEYDPNRTARIALLHYADGEKRYILAPFRLKQGDVVENGPGADIKPGNNLPLRNIPVGTVVHAIELRPGGGAKIARSAGASVQLVAREGGNAQLRMPSGEIRNVDVRCRATVGEVGNAEQSNISWGKAGRMRWKGKRPTVRGVVMNPVDHPHGGGEGKTSGGRHPVSPWGKPEGRTRRPNKASDKQIVRRRKTGKKR; this is encoded by the coding sequence ATGGCCATCCGCAAGTACAAGCCGACGACCCCCGGTCGCCGCGGCTCCTCGGTCGCCGACTTCGTCGAGGTCACCCGTAGCGAGCCCGAGAAGTCGCTCGTGCGCCCCCTGTCCAAGAAGGGCGGGCGCAACAACTCCGGGCGCATCACGACGCGGCACCAGGGCGGCGGGCACAAGCGCGCCTACCGGGTGATCGACTTCCGTCGCAACGACAAGGACGGGGTCAACGCGAAGGTCGCGCACATCGAGTACGACCCCAACCGCACCGCGCGCATCGCGCTGCTGCACTACGCCGACGGCGAGAAGCGCTACATCCTCGCGCCGTTCCGGCTCAAGCAGGGCGACGTGGTGGAGAACGGCCCCGGGGCCGACATCAAGCCCGGCAACAACCTGCCGCTGCGCAACATCCCGGTCGGCACGGTCGTGCACGCGATCGAGCTCCGTCCCGGTGGCGGCGCGAAGATCGCCCGCTCGGCCGGCGCCAGCGTCCAGCTGGTCGCCCGCGAGGGCGGCAACGCGCAGCTGCGCATGCCCTCGGGGGAGATCCGCAACGTCGACGTGCGCTGCCGCGCGACCGTCGGCGAGGTCGGCAACGCCGAGCAGTCGAACATCAGCTGGGGCAAGGCCGGCCGCATGCGCTGGAAGGGCAAGCGCCCGACCGTCCGCGGTGTCGTCATGAACCCGGTCGACCACCCGCACGGCGGTGGTGAGGGCAAGACCTCCGGTGGCCGTCACCCCGTCAGCCCCTGGGGCAAGCCCGAGGGTCGTACCCGCCGGCCGAACAAGGCCAGCGACAAGCAGATCGTCCGCCGCCGCAAGACCGGCAAGAAGCGCTGA
- the rpsS gene encoding 30S ribosomal protein S19 gives MPRSLKKGPFVDDHLAKKVDAQNEAGTKNVIKTWSRRSMIVPDMLGHTIAVHDGRKHVPVFVTESMVGHKLGEFAPTRTFRGHEKDDRKGRRR, from the coding sequence ATGCCACGCAGCCTGAAGAAGGGCCCCTTCGTCGACGACCACCTCGCCAAGAAGGTGGACGCGCAGAACGAGGCCGGGACCAAGAACGTCATCAAGACCTGGTCGCGCCGCTCGATGATCGTGCCCGACATGCTCGGCCACACGATCGCGGTGCACGACGGCCGCAAGCACGTCCCGGTGTTCGTCACCGAGTCGATGGTCGGTCACAAGCTGGGCGAGTTCGCCCCCACCCGCACCTTCCGCGGGCACGAGAAGGACGACCGGAAGGGCCGCCGCCGCTGA
- the rplV gene encoding 50S ribosomal protein L22, with protein MEATAKARFVRVTPMKARRVVDLVRGRRATEAVQVLRFAPQAAAEPVRKLVESAIANARVQADQYGERFVADELVVTTAFVDEGPTLKRFQPRAQGRAFRINKRTSHITVVVAGPEAEAAGATTTTTRTKKGAR; from the coding sequence ATGGAAGCCACGGCGAAGGCGCGCTTCGTTCGCGTCACGCCCATGAAGGCCCGTCGCGTCGTCGACCTCGTGCGCGGCAGGCGCGCCACCGAGGCGGTGCAGGTCCTGCGGTTCGCGCCGCAGGCCGCGGCGGAGCCCGTCCGCAAGCTCGTCGAGAGCGCGATCGCGAACGCCCGGGTGCAGGCCGACCAGTACGGCGAGCGCTTCGTCGCGGACGAGCTCGTCGTCACGACGGCGTTCGTCGACGAGGGGCCGACGCTCAAGCGGTTCCAGCCGCGGGCCCAGGGCCGCGCGTTCCGCATCAACAAGCGCACGAGCCACATCACCGTCGTGGTCGCCGGGCCCGAGGCCGAGGCCGCGGGCGCCACGACCACCACGACGCGCACGAAGAAGGGAGCCCGCTGA
- the rpsC gene encoding 30S ribosomal protein S3 yields the protein MGQKVNPHGFRLGITTEHKSRWFADSTTTGQRYRDYVGEDVKIRKLMTNGLERAGIAKVEIERTRDRVRVDLHTARPGIVIGRRGAEADRLRGELEKLTGKQVQLNILEVKNPEGDAQLVAVGIAEQLASRVSFRRAMRKGMQSAQRAGAKGVRVQVSGRLGGAEMSRTEFYREGRVPLHTLRANVDYGFFEAKTTFGRIGVKVWIYNGDKTAKELAREQAAAAPRGRGRDRGERPARRGDRPERAERAPRSEAPVAEAAATDPNAVTAATAEAGAGATGQEA from the coding sequence ATGGGTCAGAAGGTCAACCCGCACGGGTTCCGGCTCGGCATCACCACCGAGCACAAGTCGCGCTGGTTCGCGGACTCGACGACGACGGGTCAGCGCTACCGCGACTACGTGGGCGAGGACGTCAAGATCCGCAAGCTCATGACGAACGGCCTCGAGCGCGCGGGCATTGCGAAGGTCGAGATCGAGCGCACGCGCGACCGCGTCCGCGTCGACCTCCACACCGCACGCCCCGGCATCGTCATCGGCCGGCGCGGCGCGGAGGCGGACCGCCTGCGCGGCGAGCTCGAGAAGCTCACCGGCAAGCAGGTCCAGCTCAACATCCTCGAGGTGAAGAACCCCGAGGGCGACGCGCAGCTCGTGGCCGTCGGCATCGCCGAGCAGCTGGCCAGCCGGGTGTCGTTCCGCCGCGCCATGCGCAAGGGCATGCAGTCGGCCCAGCGCGCGGGCGCCAAGGGCGTGCGCGTGCAGGTCTCCGGCCGCCTCGGCGGCGCGGAGATGAGCCGCACCGAGTTCTACCGCGAGGGCCGGGTCCCGCTGCACACGCTGCGCGCCAACGTCGACTACGGCTTCTTCGAGGCCAAGACGACCTTCGGCCGCATCGGGGTCAAGGTGTGGATCTACAACGGCGACAAGACGGCCAAGGAGCTCGCCCGCGAGCAGGCCGCCGCCGCTCCGCGCGGTCGTGGCCGCGACCGCGGCGAGCGCCCGGCGCGCCGCGGCGACCGCCCGGAGCGCGCCGAACGCGCCCCGCGCAGCGAGGCCCCCGTGGCCGAGGCCGCGGCGACCGACCCCAACGCCGTCACCGCCGCGACCGCCGAGGCGGGCGCGGGCGCGACCGGACAGGAGGCCTGA
- the rplP gene encoding 50S ribosomal protein L16 → MLIPRRVKHRKQHHPGRGGAAKGGTQVTFGDWGLQALEPAYVTNRQIESARIAMTRHIKRGGKVWINIYPDRPITKKPAETRMGSGKGSPEWWIANVKPGRVMFELSYPSEDIAREALTRAMHKLPMKCRIVQREGGES, encoded by the coding sequence ATGCTCATCCCGCGTCGTGTCAAGCACCGCAAGCAGCACCACCCGGGTCGCGGGGGCGCCGCCAAGGGCGGCACCCAGGTGACCTTCGGGGACTGGGGCCTGCAGGCGCTCGAGCCGGCGTACGTGACGAACCGCCAGATCGAGTCCGCGCGTATCGCCATGACCCGTCACATCAAGCGCGGCGGCAAGGTGTGGATCAACATCTACCCCGACCGCCCCATCACCAAGAAGCCGGCCGAGACCCGCATGGGCTCCGGCAAGGGCTCGCCGGAGTGGTGGATCGCCAACGTCAAGCCGGGCCGCGTGATGTTCGAGCTCAGCTACCCGAGCGAGGACATCGCCCGCGAGGCGCTCACCCGCGCCATGCACAAGCTGCCCATGAAGTGCCGCATCGTCCAGCGTGAAGGTGGTGAGAGCTGA
- the rpsQ gene encoding 30S ribosomal protein S17 produces the protein MSTETTGAASAAERGNRKVRRGYVVSDKMDKTVVVAVEDRVKHPLYGKVLRRTSKVKAHDEQNSAGTGDLVLLMETRPLSATKRWRVVEVLEKAK, from the coding sequence GTGAGCACCGAGACCACCGGCGCCGCCTCGGCCGCGGAGCGCGGCAACCGCAAGGTGCGCCGCGGCTACGTCGTGAGCGACAAGATGGACAAGACCGTCGTCGTCGCCGTCGAGGACCGCGTCAAGCACCCGCTGTACGGCAAGGTGCTGCGCCGCACGAGCAAGGTGAAGGCCCACGACGAGCAGAACAGCGCCGGCACCGGCGACCTGGTCCTGCTCATGGAGACCCGACCGCTGTCGGCCACCAAGCGCTGGCGCGTCGTCGAGGTCCTCGAGAAGGCGAAGTGA
- the rplN gene encoding 50S ribosomal protein L14, with product MIQQESRLKVADNTGAKEILCIRVLGGSGRRYAGIGDTIVATVKDAIPGGNVKRGDVVKAVVVRTVKERRRPDGSYIRFDENAAVILRNDGDPRGTRIFGPVGRELRDKKFMKIISLAPEVL from the coding sequence GTGATCCAGCAGGAGTCCCGGCTCAAGGTCGCCGACAACACGGGTGCGAAGGAGATCCTCTGCATCCGCGTGCTCGGTGGCTCCGGCCGCCGCTACGCCGGCATCGGCGACACGATCGTCGCGACCGTCAAGGACGCGATCCCCGGCGGCAACGTGAAGCGCGGCGACGTGGTCAAGGCCGTCGTCGTCCGCACCGTCAAGGAGCGGCGCCGTCCCGACGGCAGCTACATCCGCTTCGACGAGAACGCGGCCGTCATCCTCCGCAACGACGGCGACCCCCGCGGCACCCGCATCTTCGGGCCCGTGGGTCGCGAGCTGCGCGACAAGAAGTTCATGAAGATCATCTCGCTGGCACCGGAGGTGCTCTGA
- the rplX gene encoding 50S ribosomal protein L24, with translation MAGRQQAGKARIRTRIKKGDTVTVIAGADKGKTGKVISVDRESGRVLVEGVKRVTKHVRAGQTGRGSRTGGLVHTEAPIHLSNVAVVDPETKKPTRVGIRTETQERDGRERTVRVRIARRSGKDIA, from the coding sequence ATGGCCGGGCGGCAGCAGGCGGGCAAGGCCCGCATCAGGACCCGCATCAAGAAGGGTGACACCGTCACCGTCATCGCGGGCGCCGACAAGGGGAAGACCGGCAAGGTCATCTCCGTCGACCGGGAGTCCGGTCGGGTGCTCGTCGAGGGCGTCAAGCGCGTGACCAAGCACGTGCGCGCCGGCCAGACCGGCCGCGGCTCGCGCACGGGCGGCCTCGTGCACACCGAGGCCCCGATCCACCTGTCGAACGTGGCGGTCGTGGACCCGGAGACCAAGAAGCCCACCCGCGTGGGCATCCGCACCGAGACCCAGGAGCGTGACGGCCGGGAGCGCACCGTGCGCGTCCGGATCGCCCGGCGCTCGGGCAAGGACATCGCATGA